From a single Meles meles chromosome 21, mMelMel3.1 paternal haplotype, whole genome shotgun sequence genomic region:
- the GNB2 gene encoding guanine nucleotide-binding protein G(I)/G(S)/G(T) subunit beta-2, whose amino-acid sequence MSELEQLRQEAEQLRNQIRDARKACGDSTLTQITAGLDPVGRIQMRTRRTLRGHLAKIYAMHWGTDSRLLVSASQDGKLIIWDSYTTNKVHAIPLRSSWVMTCAYAPSGNFVACGGLDNICSIYSLKTREGNVRVSRELPGHTGYLSCCRFLDDNQIITSSGDTTCALWDIETGQQTVGFAGHSGDVMSLSLAPDGRTFVSGACDASIKLWDVRDSMCRQTFIGHESDINAVAFFPNGYAFTTGSDDATCRLFDLRADQELLMYSHDNIICGITSVAFSRSGRLLLAGYDDFNCNIWDAMKGDRAGVLAGHDNRVSCLGVTDDGMAVATGSWDSFLKIWN is encoded by the exons ATGAGTGAGCTGGAGCAACTGAGACAGGAGGCTGAGCAGCTCCGGAACCAGATCCGG GATGCCCGAAAAGCATGTGGGGATTCAACACTGACCCAG ATCACAGCTGGGCTGGACCCAGTGGGAAGAATCCAGATGAGAACACGGAGGACCCTCCGTGGGCACCTGGCAAAAATCTATGCCATGCACTGGGGGACAGACTCAAG GCTGCTGGTCAGCGCCTCCCAGGACGGGAAGCTCATCATTTGGGACAGCTATACCACCAACAAG GTCCATGCCATCCCTCTGCGCTCCTcctgggtcatgacctgtgcCTATGCGCCCTCAGGGAACTTTGTGGCCTGCGGAGGGCTAGACAACATCTGCTCCATCTACAGCCTCAAGACCCGCGAGGGCAATGTCCGGGTCAGCCGGGAGCTGCCTGGCCATACCG GGTACCTGTCGTGCTGCCGCTTCCTGGATGACAACCAAATTATCACCAGCTCCGGGGACACCACCTG TGCCCTGTGGGACATTGAGACAGGCCAGCAGACAGTGGGTTTTGCTGGGCACAGTGGAGATGTGATGTCCCTGTCACTGGCCCCCGATGGCCGCACCTTTGTGTCTGGTGCCTGTGACGCCTCTATCAAGCTGTGGGACGTGCGGGATTCCATGTGCCGACAGACCTTCATCGGCCACGAGTCGGACATCAACGCTGTGGCG TTCTTCCCCAACGGCTACGCCTTCACCACCGGCTCCGACGATGCCACCTGCCGCCTCTTCGACCTGAGGGCTGACCAGGAGCTGCTCATGTACTCCCACGACAACATCATCTGCGGCATTACCTCTGTGGCCTTCTCCCGCAGCGGCCGGCTGCTGCTCGCCGGCTACGACGACTTCAACTGCAACATCTGGGACGCCATGAAGGGCGACCGTGCAG GTGTCCTCGCCGGCCACGACAACCGTGTGAGCTGCCTCGGGGTCACTGATGATGGCATGGCTGTGGCCACGGGCTCCTGGGACTCCTTCCTCAAGATCTGGAACTAA
- the ACTL6B gene encoding actin-like protein 6B — protein sequence MSGGVYGGDEVGALVFDIGSFSVRAGYAGEDCPKADFPTTVGLLAAEEGGGLELEGEKEKKGKIFHIDTNALHVPRDGAEVMSPLKNGMIEDWECFRAILDHTYSKHVKSEPNLHPVLMSEAPWNTRAKREKLTELMFEQYNIPAFFLCKTAVLTAFANGRSTGLVLDSGATHTTAIPVHDGYVLQQGIVKSPLAGDFISMQCRELFQEMAIDIIPPYMIAAKEPVREGAPPNWKKKEKLPQVSKSWHNYMCNEVIQDFQASVLQVSDSPYDEQVAAQMPTVHYEMPNGYNTDYGAERLRIPEGLFDPSNVKGLSGNTMLGVGHVVTTSIGMCDIDIRPGLYGSVIVTGGNTLLQGFTDRLNRELSQKTPPSMRLKLIASNSTMERKFSPWIGGSILASLGTFQQMWISKQEYEEGGKQCVERKCP from the exons ATGAGCGGGGGCGTCTATGGCGGAG ATGAGGTGGGGGCGCTGGTCTTTGACATTGGCTCCTTCTCAGTCCGCGCTGGGTACGCTGGGGAGGACTGCCCCAAG GCTGACTTCCCCACCACGGTGGGGCTGCTGGCCGCGGAGGAGGGGGGCGGGCTGGagttggagggggagaaagagaagaaagggaagatctTCCACATCGACACCAACGCCCTGCATGTGCCTCGGGATGGAGCGGAGGTCATGTCGCCCCTCAAGAATGGCATGA TTGAGGACTGGGAATGCTTCCGTGCCATTCTGGATCATACCTACAGTAAACACGTCAAGTCTGAGCCCAAcctgcacccagtgctcatgtCCGAGGCCCCG TGGAACACACGGGCCAAGCGGGAGAAGCTGACTGAGCTGATGTTCGAGCAGTACAACATTCCTGCCTTCTTCTTATGCAAGACGGCTGTGCTCACCGC CTTTGCAAACGGACGTTCCACGGGCCTGGTGCTGGACAGTGGGGCCACCCACACCACAGCCATCCCAGTACATGATGGCTACGTCCTGCAACAAG GCATCGTCAAGTCACCCCTGGCAGGGGACTTCATCTCCATGCAATGCCGGGAGCTCTTCCAGGAAATGGCCATTGACATCATCCCACCTTACATGATTGCAGCAAAG GAACCCGTACGGGAGGGCGCCCCTCCCAactggaagaagaaggagaagctcCCCCAGGTTTCCAAGTCCTGGCATAACTACATGTGCAAC GAGGTGATTCAGGACTTCCAGGCCTCTGTGCTGCAGGTCTCAGACTCTCCCTACGACGAGCA GGTGGCCGCACAGATGCCCACAGTGCACTACGAGATGCCCAACGGCTACAACACAGACTACGGCGCTGAGCGGCTCCGCATTCCCGAGGGCCTCTTTGATCCCTCCAACGTCAAG GGCCTGTCGGGGAACACCATGCTGGGTGTGGGCCACGTGGTGACCACCAGCATCGGCATGTGTGACATCGACATCCGCCCG GGCCTGTATGGTAGTGTCATTGTCACCGGCGGGAACACACTGCTCCAGGGCTTCACCGACAGGCTCAACCGAGAGCTTTCCCAGAAGACCCCGCCG AGCATGCGGCTGAAGCTCATCGCCAGCAACAGCACCATGGAGCGCAAGTTCAGCCCTTGGATCGGGGGCTCCATCTTGGCCTCACTG GGCACTTTCCAGCAGATGTGGATCTCCAAGCAGGAATatgaggagggagggaagcagtgcGTGGAACGGAAGTGCCCCTGA